CCCATCCGGCGACGCCGCGAAGCTCACCATTGTCGCTGAACGTCAGAACGACGCCATGCTCCCCGTCCCAGGCGGCGCGGCCTTCGACCTGAGCGATGATGTTCTCGCTGCGGTCGGTGGTTACGATGATCGAATCGAACGCAGTGAGGGGCCAAACCTCCGACGGCGCTGCCGCTGCTCTTGGGTTGAGAAACTTCGATCCTTGCGCCTTCTCCCAATCAAGCTGCTCCTGCGCAGTCTCGAAGTCGCCGTCGTCGATCGCTTCGCTGTAGAAATCGAATAACGCCGTCTCGATTGCCGATCGATCGTCGACGGGCATGGTGGCCAGTGTCTCGACCGTGCGGATGCACGCCTCGAGCGAGAGCCTTCCGGGTCGGAAGGTGACACTGAGCTGCCGGTCGGACAGGGCGGGAAGGGTGATACCCATTTGCGACCGAAAGAAGGACGCTTCCAGCGTTGCGGCAATGTTCTGACTGTCCGACAAATCGTCAACCCCTGGAGACCTCAAT
This genomic window from Sphingomonas rosea contains:
- a CDS encoding DUF6985 domain-containing protein yields the protein MGITLPALSDRQLSVTFRPGRLSLEACIRTVETLATMPVDDRSAIETALFDFYSEAIDDGDFETAQEQLDWEKAQGSKFLNPRAAAAPSEVWPLTAFDSIIVTTDRSENIIAQVEGRAAWDGEHGVVLTFSDNGELRGVAGWGKIY